The Eurosta solidaginis isolate ZX-2024a chromosome 4, ASM4086904v1, whole genome shotgun sequence genome includes a window with the following:
- the LOC137251500 gene encoding uncharacterized protein, whose product MEKTDYRLRMDNILNDMSIYRILRQDPTLRLQTKNNQLVEKLHKLGLITKTEKYKMTTHTAIPPRMYGLPKVHKENMPLRPICSMINAPSYNLCKYLTNILKNLTMKSVFNVKSAIEFKDKVNDNYICDDERFVSFDVISLFPSIPTDFAIQAIRAKWEEIKQYTDMPKNLFMEIVTFCICENRYFKYEERIYTQLKGLPMGSPASPIVADIVMEEILGKVVKNTRLLSKYVDDVFALVKEDKLDETFDLLNSYHKDIQFKMELEKDGKLPFLDSLVCKISNKIKVDWYQKPTSSGRIINYLSKHPKSMIFNTAKNFIRRVLDTSDSIFHPENKKRIEHILKMNDFPSGIIRRLINTHHKGTKSKIEGKKPITYKSIIYIPGFSERLQCSNVYDKERIGIAHKPAYTNQIFFKNMKSKLETMEKNNIVYKIPCAGDGDNICAKEYVGTTKNKLKTRIAGHRSDIKCLQSSNTHKTALAAHCAESGHKPDFDAVSILQQEQHYNKRFTLEMLHIIDTDENKRLNYKKDSEMCAHIYRHLLDSRKSVQQQHLEQTLPT is encoded by the coding sequence ATGGAGAAAACAGATTATAGGTTAAGAATGGACAACATATTGAATGATATGTCAATATATCGAATTTTACGCCAAGATCCGACACTAAGATTACAGACCAAAAACAACCAATTAGtagaaaaattacataaattaggtcttataacaaaaacagaaaaatataaaatgaccaCGCACACAGCTATTCCACCCCGAATGTATGGTTTACCAAAAGTTCACAAGGAAAATATGCCATTAAGACCCATTTGTTCCATGATAAATGCTCCGTCCTATAATTTATGTAAGTACTtgactaatattttaaaaaacttgacgATGAAATCGGTGTTCAATGTTAAAAGTGCAATAGAATTTAAGGACAAAGTCAATGACAACTATATATGTGATGATGAGCGTTTTGTATCGTTTGATGTTATATCACTATTTCCAAGTATACCAACAGACTTTGCTATACAGGCGattcgggcgaaatgggaggagattaaacaatatacggatatgcctaaaaatctttttatggaaatagtgacgttttgtatttgtgaaaatagatattttaagtacgaggaacgaatatatacgcaattaaagggtcttccaatgggatctccggcatcaccgattgtcgccgacattgtaatggaagaaattttaggaaaagtagtaaagaacacgagactacttagtaaatacgtagacgatgtgtttgcattagtaaaggaggataaactggacgaaaccttcgatttgctaaattcataccacaaagatatacaattcaagatggagttggaaaaagatggcaaattaccatttttagactccttggtatgtaaaataagcaataaaattaaagtagattggtaccaaaagcctacatcttcaggacgtattataaattatttatctaaacatccgaaaagtatgatttttaatacagcgaaaaattttatccggcgagttttagatactagtgattcaatttttcaccctgagaataaaaaacgtatcgagcacattctcaagatgaacgatttcccgtccgggataatacgtaggttgataaacacgcatcataagggtaccaaatcaaaaatcgaaggtaaaaaaccgatcacatataaatctattatatatatacctggcttttccgaaagattacaatgctcaaatgtttatgataaagaaagaatcggaattgcacacaaaccggcgtacacaaaccaaatatttttcaagaatatgaaaagtaaattagaaacgatggagaaaaacaatattgtatacaagataccatgtgcaggagacggagataacatttgtgcgaaagaatatgttggcacaacaaaaaataagttaaaaacaagaatagcagggcaccgatctgacatcaaatgtttacaatcaagcaatacacataaaacagcacttgcggcccactgtgcggagagcggacataaaccagactttgacgctgtgagcatactacagcaagaacagcattacaacaaacgctttactttggagatgctccacataatagacacggacgagaacaaaagattgaactacaagaaagactctgaaatgtgtgcacacatctaccgccacttacttgactcgcgaaaatcagttcaacaacagcatctcgaacagacgctgcccacctaa
- the LOC137251502 gene encoding transmembrane protein 205 isoform X2, translated as MGNYQCRKRNQRKRLLTKTTQPAHLIGVAVLTLVLFTVWPHIVDTRNTSVISEAPQQASTSSEPQTQRHNTFMAVAYLGAFATHFGAQIWMTFVSGLSLYFSLPRHTFGQCQQILFPRYFALSSILSIGMLVLFVKYFLNSWNVSNIVQLISLGSTAIIEVIIRLYLAPPMLQLMQEKYRIEGAIGSGREVGTLEQGDLIQCPHYQRIHKTFRRIHMTIAMGNMAVLLATCLHLYFLASKIQISQD; from the exons ATGGGAAACTACCAATGCCGAAAGAGAAACCAGAGGAAGAG ACTGTTAACAAAAACGACGCAACCAGCGCATTTGATTGGCGTCGCGGTATTAACATTAGTATTATTTACTGTTTGGCCACATATTGTGGATACACGAAATACTTCTGTCATTAGTGAAGCACCACAGCAAGCTTCAACCTCAAGTGAACCTCAGACGCAGCGGCACAACACCTTTATGGCAGTCGCATATTTAGGTGCGTTCGCTACACATTTTGGTGCACAAATATGGATGACATTCGTCTCAG GTCTTTCATTATATTTCTCATTACCACGTCACACATTTGGACAATGCCAACAAATTTTATTTCCACGCTACTTTGCGCTTAGCTCCATACTGAGCATTGGTATGTTAGTACTATTTGTCAAGTATTTTCTAAACTCATGGAATGTGTCCAACATCGTACAATTGATATCGTTGGGCAGCACTGCAATTATTGAAGTCATAATACGTCTTTACCTAGCACCACCAATGCTACAACTCATGCAAGAAAAATATCGCATTGAAGGTGCTATTGGCAGTGGACGCGAAGTGGGCACACTGGAACAAGGCGATCTTATACAATGTCCACACTATCAACGAATTCATAAAACATTTCGTCGCATCCATATGACAATTGCGATGGGCAATATGGCTGTACTGTTAGCTACATGTCTtcatttgtattttcttgcatcaAAAATACAAATTAGTCAAGACTGA
- the LOC137251502 gene encoding uncharacterized protein isoform X1 — MCKNSVSGIQSEQIRKFVEHGMPEKIVKTVQYTLRKRAAEQKPTEASMDNFGHHGETRNAAIQNVDAINQHTTTTTTTVNKVENLSIPRLCGRFRKLQSNSTMQDKITTISASGTEIIEDKLKANQHPIGIDKDAFAITTEITKDLVQRVYAVALKMQGTKLYKLLTKTTQPAHLIGVAVLTLVLFTVWPHIVDTRNTSVISEAPQQASTSSEPQTQRHNTFMAVAYLGAFATHFGAQIWMTFVSGLSLYFSLPRHTFGQCQQILFPRYFALSSILSIGMLVLFVKYFLNSWNVSNIVQLISLGSTAIIEVIIRLYLAPPMLQLMQEKYRIEGAIGSGREVGTLEQGDLIQCPHYQRIHKTFRRIHMTIAMGNMAVLLATCLHLYFLASKIQISQD; from the exons atgtgtaAAAATTCCGTTTCCGGTATACAAAGTGAACAAATTCGTAAATTTGTAGAGCATGGCATGCCTGAGAAAATTGTTAAGACAGTACAGTATACGCTTAGAAAGCGTGCTGCAGAACAGAAACCCACCGAAGCCAGTATGGATAATTTTGGTCATCATGGCGAGACGCGTAATGCAGCAATCCAAAATGTGGATGCTATAAATcaacatacaacaacaacaacaacaacagtaaataagGTTGAAAATTTAAGTATTCCACGCCTTTGCGGACGTTTTCGTAAACTACAAAGCAACAGCACAATGCAAGATAAAATCACAACCATCAGCGCTTCAGGCACCGAAATTATTGAAGATAAGCTAAAAGCTAACCAACATCCTATTGGTATCGATAAGGATGCATTCGCTATTACAACTGAAATTACCAAAGACTTGGTACAACGTGTTTATGCCGTAGCGTTAAAAATGCAAGGCACTAAATTATACAA ACTGTTAACAAAAACGACGCAACCAGCGCATTTGATTGGCGTCGCGGTATTAACATTAGTATTATTTACTGTTTGGCCACATATTGTGGATACACGAAATACTTCTGTCATTAGTGAAGCACCACAGCAAGCTTCAACCTCAAGTGAACCTCAGACGCAGCGGCACAACACCTTTATGGCAGTCGCATATTTAGGTGCGTTCGCTACACATTTTGGTGCACAAATATGGATGACATTCGTCTCAG GTCTTTCATTATATTTCTCATTACCACGTCACACATTTGGACAATGCCAACAAATTTTATTTCCACGCTACTTTGCGCTTAGCTCCATACTGAGCATTGGTATGTTAGTACTATTTGTCAAGTATTTTCTAAACTCATGGAATGTGTCCAACATCGTACAATTGATATCGTTGGGCAGCACTGCAATTATTGAAGTCATAATACGTCTTTACCTAGCACCACCAATGCTACAACTCATGCAAGAAAAATATCGCATTGAAGGTGCTATTGGCAGTGGACGCGAAGTGGGCACACTGGAACAAGGCGATCTTATACAATGTCCACACTATCAACGAATTCATAAAACATTTCGTCGCATCCATATGACAATTGCGATGGGCAATATGGCTGTACTGTTAGCTACATGTCTtcatttgtattttcttgcatcaAAAATACAAATTAGTCAAGACTGA